The DNA window CAGACTTCTGACAGGTGCGGTGCATCCATATATACATACGGATACATAATCTGTTCCGTCAGAGAGAGCGTCTGATTTTTACTTTCTGCCTGTTGTTGGAACATAGTGACACAATTTTCAAAGTTCTCATGGACATCTGAAACAACATATTCCATTTCGACCTTATTATTTTCAATCCTTGCAAGATCCAGAACATTACTAAGCATCGACAAAAGTTCTTTTCCGCATATTCGAATTTTTTCAAGGTATCTGCTAAGTTTTTCTGTTTCTATCAAATGTCTGGACGCCAGCTCTGCATATCCAATGATTGCATTCATAGGAGTTCTGATGTCATGAGACATATTGAACAGGAATGACGATTTTGCTTTATTTGCACATTCTGCTTTTAATTTAGCTTCCCGCAATTCCTCTTCTTGTTTTAATTCCCGCATTTTTTCATCTGTCACATCTCGATTTGCAATCAGCACGGATGTAACATTTCCATTTTTGTCATAACTCTGAGGAACAACCATGGAAAGAAACCATGATCCATTCTTCTTTTTGAATTCGGAAGACATAGATTCTTTATTATGAAGCCGTGCCGCCATGGTTTGTATATCAAAAAAATCTATATACTTCTGTACAAACGGTTCTGCTATAATACCTTCGATAACCTCGAACTGAGGATCCCAATCTGCAGTATTATCTTTAATATCCCAATCCATCTTTCGGGATCTTTTGACAAGTTCGACCTTCTTTGTTTTCAGATTCAACCTTGAGATATAATAATAGGCAGTACCTAATGCATGAAACGCCTGTCGAGTTTTCTTCACCTGCTTTCCCAATGTAACAGGGAACTCTTCACCGTCCCTCTGTTCCAAATCCGGTGTTGACTGATGCAGATGCTGAACCAGCCATTTTCCATTTATCCACCTATAGATAATCGTAAATCTTGTCTCCATTTTAAAACAAATCGAACCGTCCTTAAACAGACCAATAAAATCTACTGTTCCATGAGCAAGAACATGATCATCATCAAGCTGTTCTTCTTCCTGATGTAAATTTTGTACTTCAATTCTGATTTTGCCTCTTTGTTTTACATCAAATTCAAATGATTCTAAAAACTCATGCAGGTTCCTGAAAATCTCGTGTTTCCCAGTTCCAATCAGACTGATATTTTCATCAAAATAATTCTCTATACCTAAATCATTTACTGATTCAGCATTACTATATATTTTCATAAGTTGCTCTGTGAGTTTTTTGAAATCATCCATACGGTTCCCTCATGCTTAAAAAGTCTTAAATGACTTTACGTTTTTTGTTTTATTTTAAAGTTTATCCACTTTTCATTCTCTTCCCAAAAATCCGAATATACCAATCAAATTATTTACTTCATCATATCACAGCAGGATATTATTCCACAATCATTTTTTCAACGCTTATCGCTTGTAAATCAAGAATAAAATCCTTAAATATCTCTCGATTAACTTCTTCTCGAAAAAAGAAGCTACCATTGCATTTTCATTATTTAGAATGTTTTATCTATCTTCCACGCTTTCCAGACATCCGGCTGATATCCATGAGTGGATTGTTTTCCGTTACGGACCACCGGTGTCTTAATCACCTGCGGGTTTTCCAGTCCACCATTTGCCTGGGCAACCGAATTGAATTCACCCTTGCTCAGTCTCGCCTTCCGGCTCGGTCGGTTCGTAGCACGTCGTCCACTGGACGACACTCACCCTTTTTCTTTCATATCATGGAATTGAATCCATACATTCTATGATTACTGGAACTTTATTTCATTTTTAATTCAACAAACTTGAATTTATGGATTTAACTTCCTCAAAATAATCAGCTTTAGGGTAATACATACAATCACAAAAACTGTCACCAAGACACCATCCAACAGCAACTCTGTGTACCACGGTGCAGACTGCATGGCATATAAATTTGGATAGATTTTAAAATGCCAAAACTTATAAATTCCGAACCCAATGAAAACTCCTATAAATGAACCAATAACGATGTTTAAAAAACAATTCAACTTTCTCAGCATAGCAGCACATCCCTTTCCAATTTCGTCAAATAATACATAGGCATCGTCTCCACAAACAGCTTGTATCAAGAAATGTCCCCTATCGTCCATTGCCAGTTCTCCATCTATAAGCATATCTTCCTGTACAAAGGTCTGAAGCTCCCCTTCTTGCCCTTCGGACAAGAAGAATTTTCTTGAAACCACCTAGACTACACCTGCGGCTGATGAACAATTCCCACAAACAGCGGCAATCCGTCTGTCCCTGTGATAGCAAATATAAACGGTCGGTTTAAAATGAAATCAACCTCTTCCTCCGGCGGAGCGCACGCACCTGCTGTCATCATCACTGTGTAGGCCGCAGCCGTAACTCCTTCCTCATCAACCGCAACACGCACCGCATGCTTAGCCTGAGAAAGATATGCCGCTGTATCATCGGTCATAGGAGAAAAATCAGCGGTTTCCGGGTCAAAGATATCCGTAATACCAAGGTTCATCAAATCCTTTTTCAGCTCCATATCGGATGCCACATCAAACTTAGGAACTGCTAAATTCACCATCAAAAATTTGCTTTCGGCTTTCTCACCGCTGCTGAGAAGAAATTCCATGGTATGCTCATCGGCAAGCAGTTCCTCCGGTGTTATGCCCTCATCCGGCCGTATAAACCACATATATCCGCTGCCTTCCAGCTTTTTGGCTGCTGCTGAAAAGCGCTCGCTCCAATAATACGTATTTGTATTGCTCTGGTGCATGAAATCACAAGTCACATCACCATTGTCAGCATGAAATGTATCCGGCTTTGTATTACTTTCAGAAAACTCTCCATCCCATTTTGCGCGGAAATAAATGGTAGAAGCCAGGGCAAGGATGGTCTCCGGATCCATCGACAATTTCGAGGCCTGTTCTTCCAGAAGTCCACCAGTCTGTTGATTCATCCACTCCTGAAGTGCCTTATCATAAGCGGCAGATCCCATTTCTCCCCGGAAGGAGGATGCATAATAATATTTTGCCAGCGAATCCAAAGTATTCTGCTTAAATTTGATTTGATCGTTCATCCACAGAGAATTTGCGAGAATGCTGGTTACGGCACCGTCATCACAGTAATTTGCATTCCAGGCTGCAGACGCCTTCTCATGAAGAGAGTTTATATCATTGCAATCAAGCAGGTTCAGAATCTGGCTTCGGCTATT is part of the Blautia faecicola genome and encodes:
- a CDS encoding ATP-binding protein, yielding MDDFKKLTEQLMKIYSNAESVNDLGIENYFDENISLIGTGKHEIFRNLHEFLESFEFDVKQRGKIRIEVQNLHQEEEQLDDDHVLAHGTVDFIGLFKDGSICFKMETRFTIIYRWINGKWLVQHLHQSTPDLEQRDGEEFPVTLGKQVKKTRQAFHALGTAYYYISRLNLKTKKVELVKRSRKMDWDIKDNTADWDPQFEVIEGIIAEPFVQKYIDFFDIQTMAARLHNKESMSSEFKKKNGSWFLSMVVPQSYDKNGNVTSVLIANRDVTDEKMRELKQEEELREAKLKAECANKAKSSFLFNMSHDIRTPMNAIIGYAELASRHLIETEKLSRYLEKIRICGKELLSMLSNVLDLARIENNKVEMEYVVSDVHENFENCVTMFQQQAESKNQTLSLTEQIMYPYVYMDAPHLSEVCFNIISNAIKYTNTGGAISCRVVQKPCEKEDWCNMIITITDNGIGMSEEFQKHIFEAFERERNSTASHIEGSGIGMGITKKLVELMNGTIEVKSKQGEGSSFTVTVPCRKALKEDILEKKNTNLHNKNCLNGVRILLVEDNEINTEIARELLTEEGCIVETANDGVACIDMVEKAEADYYKMILMDIQMPVMNGYDATLAIRKMKDTKKARIPIVAMTANAFAEDIQNVLSVGMNDHVAKPVDMNILVSTMMKYL
- a CDS encoding arsenate reductase family protein, which translates into the protein MSSSGRRATNRPSRKARLSKGEFNSVAQANGGLENPQVIKTPVVRNGKQSTHGYQPDVWKAWKIDKTF
- a CDS encoding serpin family protein, with the translated sequence MKRMIAILLISINIISLTACTQKAGENEKYQVVAAEYPSMAKYPDESKYTKLNGDFDSDGFDKVYDAWWADRKKQMNQPDGYRDGLDSYLSTLVLQLLSETGGENKACSPINIYMALAMLAEVTDGNSRSQILNLLDCNDINSLHEKASAAWNANYCDDGAVTSILANSLWMNDQIKFKQNTLDSLAKYYYASSFRGEMGSAAYDKALQEWMNQQTGGLLEEQASKLSMDPETILALASTIYFRAKWDGEFSESNTKPDTFHADNGDVTCDFMHQSNTNTYYWSERFSAAAKKLEGSGYMWFIRPDEGITPEELLADEHTMEFLLSSGEKAESKFLMVNLAVPKFDVASDMELKKDLMNLGITDIFDPETADFSPMTDDTAAYLSQAKHAVRVAVDEEGVTAAAYTVMMTAGACAPPEEEVDFILNRPFIFAITGTDGLPLFVGIVHQPQV